The Bacteroides sp. region TTTAATCAATTTGCCATCCTTTAACTCCAATTCCTATCTGCAGGCTGTGCAGCAGTTTACGGTGGAAGAAAGCGGGGTATACTACTTTGGCTGGCATACCCAGGGAGGAACTTCGGGACGGTACTACATTTATGTGGATGATGTTGTTGTTGTGGAAGACCTCGACAACCAGCCGGTGGTGAATCCTGCATATGAAGTGCTAGACCATGAGGTGGCCTTTTTTGCCAATGCTGATAATGTGACTTATTACCTCTGGGATTTTGGGGATGGAAATACTTCGGATGAGGTGAACCCTTTCCACGTTTATGCAGCGCCTGGCACCTTTGAAGCCAGCCTGACGGCGGGCAGCGGCTGCGTGAATGTTATGGTTACATTTACCGTTGAGCTCGATCTCCCTGTTTATGAGGTAAGCTTTGAGGTGCAGGACCTGAACGCAAGCCCCATCAGTGGTGCTGTCGTGACTGTTGAAGGACAGACAGGCGATCCGGGCGATTATGTGTTTGAATTTGCACAGGGGGGGTATTCCTATGTGGTGAGCTATGAAGACAGCCATGTGTCAGGCAATTTTACGGTGATCGATGCCAATCTTCTTGTGCCTGTGGTGCTCCCCATTGCCGGGGAAACCTATACGGTGACCTTCGTAGTGAATGATGAACAGGGTGATGACATTACCGATGCCGTGATTACCCTTGCGGGAGATGAGAATGATCCGGGAGATTACGTCTTTGAGAACGTAGCGCCTGGAACTTATGCCTGGGTAGCAGATCACCCCGACTTCCTGTATATGGAGGATGAGGTAACGGTGGTAGATCAGGATGTAATTGTTAATGTTTCAATGATCACCACCAGCGTGCACAATCCCTCCATTGCCGGGATGAAGGTATTTCCCAATCCTGCCGGCGACCGCTTGTATGTTACCTTTTACGGCCCCGTGAACGGCCTCCGGATTGTGAACCTCATTGGCCGGGTGCTTGTTGAGCAGGCGGTAGAAAGCAATGAGCCTCGTATAGAGGTGCCCCTCGACGGTCTCAGACCCGGAACATATGTTTTGCAAATCATTTCCGAAAGGAAAGTTTTAAGTCAGACCTTCCTTAAGCGGTAAGGCAGAGTAAATGCTTCATGACCGCCTAGGTGCGAAAGCCGGGGCGGTCATTTTATTGACAGGCCTAAAACAATTAATCATAACTTTGTGTAGTTTCAAAAAAGGACTGCAAGAAAACTGATCCATGCAATTTGTTTACCCGGCATTTCTGTTTGCGTTGCTGGCTGTTGCCATCCCGGTTATTATCCATCTGTTTCATTTCCGGCGTTTCCGAAAGGTGTATTTCCCTGATGTTTCCTTCCTGGAGCAGCTTAGCGAGGAATCTAAAAGGCAGGCGCGTCTGAAGCACTGGCTGGTGCTTGCGGCACGAATGCTGGCTATAGCATTCCTGGTGCTGGCCTTTGCGAAGCCATATATCCCTTCAGGGGAAAGTCAGGTTAGTGCAGAAGGCAATGCCGTAGCGGTTTACATCGACAACAGCTTCAGCATGGATGCGCTGGCACGTCAGGGTCATTTGCTGGACGAGGCGCGCGAGATAGCCAGGCAGGTGGCCGGTATTTATCAGCCCACCGACCGTTTCCTGTTGTTGACAAATGACTTTGAAGGCAGGCATCAGCACTTTGTTAGCAAGGATGAGTTTCTTACCCTGCTGGGGGAATTGGATCTGTCGCCTGCGGTCCGCACCCTTGGAGAAGTGATGCAGCGGAAAAATGAGTTGTTTACAGGCAATACCAACGGTAAGCAAAATGCCTATTACGTGTCCGATTATCAGAAAAGCATGGCGGTGTTTGGTGAGGCCAAGCCCGATAGCAACATTACATCCTTTTTCATACCCCTGCAAGCACAGAGCCCTGCCAATGTTTTCATCGACAGTTGCTGGTTTGAATCCCCGGTGCGTCTCGCAGGGCAGGCAGTGACACTGAAAGTGCGTATCTGCAACGATGGCGACTTACCCATGGAAAACCAGCCCCTGCGCCTGTTTGTCAACGAAGTACAACGTACGGTGGCTTCCTTCAATATCCCGGCAAGAGGTGAAACCGAAGAATCGTTGACCTGGACCATACAAGGCGAAGGCATGCAGCAGGGACGCATCGAGATTGTCGATTACCCCATCTCCTTTGATGATCAGTTGTTTTTCAGCTATGAGGTGGCTTCTGGCATTCCGGTATTGAGCATCGACGAGCAGGGGCAAGGGGCTTTTCTCAGGGCGTTGTTTGGGAGGGATTCTACCTTTCTTTTTTCGAGCCAGCCAGTTTTTGCGGTAGATTTCAGTGAATTCCAGCAATACAATATGCTGGTAATGAATGGCCTCAATGCCATTAGTGGGGGACTTGCCCTGGAGGCCCGGCGATATGCTGAACAGGGCGGACACCTGGTGATCTTTCCCGGCAGCTCCGCTGAGCTTTCGTCTTACAATGAGTTCTTTTTGGGTATGGGTCTTGATGAGTTTTCTGGGTTGGATACGGCAAGCTACAGGGTATCAACCCTTAACGACCGCCATCAGATCTACACAGGCGTATTTGAAGATTTACCTGATAACATGGACCTGCCACGCAGCCTTCAGCATTATTCCATCCGGCGCTCTACCAGCTCATCAGGTCAGACCCTGATGGACCTGCAGAACGGTGATCCTTTTTTTGTAGTCTAT contains the following coding sequences:
- a CDS encoding BatA domain-containing protein, whose amino-acid sequence is MQFVYPAFLFALLAVAIPVIIHLFHFRRFRKVYFPDVSFLEQLSEESKRQARLKHWLVLAARMLAIAFLVLAFAKPYIPSGESQVSAEGNAVAVYIDNSFSMDALARQGHLLDEAREIARQVAGIYQPTDRFLLLTNDFEGRHQHFVSKDEFLTLLGELDLSPAVRTLGEVMQRKNELFTGNTNGKQNAYYVSDYQKSMAVFGEAKPDSNITSFFIPLQAQSPANVFIDSCWFESPVRLAGQAVTLKVRICNDGDLPMENQPLRLFVNEVQRTVASFNIPARGETEESLTWTIQGEGMQQGRIEIVDYPISFDDQLFFSYEVASGIPVLSIDEQGQGAFLRALFGRDSTFLFSSQPVFAVDFSEFQQYNMLVMNGLNAISGGLALEARRYAEQGGHLVIFPGSSAELSSYNEFFLGMGLDEFSGLDTASYRVSTLNDRHQIYTGVFEDLPDNMDLPRSLQHYSIRRSTSSSGQTLMDLQNGDPFFVVYPYGRGKVFLSAVPLSDDFSNFQRHAVFVPTLVNIALQSGSFQPLYHVLGDNQPILVQGARLQRDEVLKLRGPETEVIPEQRRAGSSLQLFVRDQVNQADNYALWNGETLVRGLSFNYDRRESVSEVYSGEELKALLQDQGISQAQVIETSESGLGKALEQASLGRQLWKLFLLLALAALLAETLLLRFMK